DNA sequence from the Streptomyces sp. NBC_01497 genome:
CCGTACCGCTCGTACCCGAGTTCCCGCATCAGCGCCGCGAACGCCACGGCCACCCGCCGGTACTCCCAGCCCTTGTCGTGGGTGGGACCGGAGAAGCCGAAGCCGGGGATCGACGGCAGGATCAGGTGGAACGCGTCGGCGGGGTCCCCGCCGTGCGCCCGGGGGTCGGTGAGCGGGCCGGCGATCCGCTCGAACTCGACGATCGAGCCGGGCCAGCCGTGCGTCATGAGCAGCGGGGTGGCGTCCGGCTCGGGTGACCTGAGGTGCGCGAAGTGGACCGTGGCGCCGTCGATGGTGGTGGTGAACTGCGGCCAGGCGTTGAGCCGGGCCTCGGCGGCGCGCCAGTCGTACCGGTGGCGCCAGTCGTCCGCCAGCTCCCGCAGATATCCGAGGGGCACCCCGTACGACCAGCCCGCGCCGGGCAGTTCGTCGGGCCAGCGGGTCCTCTCCAGCCGGTGGTGGAGATCGTCGAGATCGGCCTGGGGAACGTCGATACGGAAGGGGCGCGGCGTGCTCGCCCGCGGCTCGGCGGCGCCGGCGGTGGCCTCCCCTTCCCGGTCGTCGCTGTCGCCTGCGGTGTCGTGGAGGGCAGTGGGACGCGGGCCGTTCGGGCCTGCTGCGGTGCTGCTCATGGCCAGGATGCTAGGTGCGGGCCCGGCGGGCCGCACCCGCGTTACCCCGGCACGGGTCCGGTAGGACGAGAGGCGTCCGTCGGGGCCGGTTCGCGGCGGGCGGGTCACCCGCGTACGGGACCGGCCGCCGTGGAGCGGGTACGTACCAGGCAGGCCGGCACAGACCGGCGTGCTGCCGGGCTCGCTCAGACCTCCGCCGCCCGGCGCAGCAGCAGGGCGCGCTCCCTGGCGTTGCGGGTGAGGGCCGCCGCCTCCTCGAACGCGGTGCGGGCCTCCCCCGCCCGGCCGAGCCGCGCCAGCAGGTCGCCCCGTACGGCGGGCAGCAGGTGGTACCCGGCCAGCGCCGGATCGCCCGCCACCGCGTCGACCAGCGCGAGCGCGGGCCCCGGCCCCTGGGCCATGGACACGGCCACGGCGCGGTTCAGCTCGACCACGGGTGTCGGGGTGAGTGCGGCCAGCCGGGCGTAGAGCGTGGCGATGGCCGTCCAGTCCGTCTCCTCGTAGGCCGCCGCCCTCGCGTGGCACGCGGCGATCGCGGCCTGCAGCGCGTACGGTCCCGGAGGTCCGCCCAGCGTGCCCGCGCGGGTGAGCGCGTCGAAGCCGCGCCGTACGAACATCCGGTTCCAGCGCGCCCTGTTCTGCTCGGCGAGCAGCACCGGCTCCCCGTCAGGACCGGTGCGGGCGGGGAGCCGGGACGCCTGCAGTTCGAGGAGCGCGGCGAGGGCGTGCGCCTCGGGCTCCCCGGGCATCAGCGCGGCCAGGCTCCGCGCGAGCCGCAGCGCGTCCTCGCACAGGCCGGGCCGCAGCAGGTCATCGCCCGCCGTCGCGGAGTAGCCCTCGTTGAAGATCAGGTAGATCACGTCGAGCACGGTGGCGAGCCGGGCCGCGCGGTCCTCGCCGTACGGCACCTCGAACGGCACGCCCGCGGCGGCGAGCGCCCGCTTCGCCCGGACGACGCGCTGTGCGACGGTCGGCTCCGCGACCAGGTAGGCGCGGGCGATCTCCGCGGTGGTGAGCCCGCCGAGCAGGCGGAGCGTGAGCGCGACCCGGGCGTCCGTCGACAGCACCGGGTGGCAGGCCGTGAAGATCAGCCGCAGCAGGTCGTCGTCGATCGCGTCGGGTTCGGCGGGCTCCGGCGGCGGGGGAACGTCCTCCAGCGCCCTGCCCACCTCGGCGAGCTTGCGGGCGTACGCCTCGCGGCGGCGTACGAGGTCGATCGCCCGGTGCTTGGCCGTGGCGATCAGCCAGGCGCCGGGCCGGTCGGGCACGCCGTCCCGCGGCCACTGTTCGAGCGCGGCGACGAGCGCGTCCTGCGCCAGTTCCTCGGCGATGCCCACGTCGCGCACGATCCGCGCCACGACGGCGATGATCTTCGCCGACTCCAGCCTGAATACCGCGTCCAGCGTGTGGTCAGCCGTCACGGCCACCCATCCCAGCACCGGATGGCCCGCGACGGCAAACACCCGGGGCCGCGCGGCGCGTACGCGGACGATCCACGCGGTCGTTCCGCGCGACCGTGTACGCGAAAGCCGGCCCGGCCCGGCCCGCGACCGTGTACGCGGAGGCCGGTCCTGCCCGCGCCGCGCGCCCCCGTCCGCCCTACGGCTCGACGATCTGCCGCACCTCGGACACGATGTTCCACTCCGGCTCATGGATCTCCACGAACCGGCGGGCCAGCTCGATCGCCTGCTCGCGGTCCTTCGCCTGGATCAGCGCGTACCCGCCGATGACCTCCTTGGTCTCGGTGAACGGCCCGTCCGTGACGGTGACCCTGCCGCCCTCCTGGCCGACCCGCGCGCCCTGCGCCGTCGGCAGCAGGCCGCCGGTGTCAAGCATGTGGCCGCTCTTGGTCAGATCCTCGATGAGGGCGCCCATCCGCTCCATGAGGCCCTCGCTCGGGCCGCCGGCGGGGGCGTTGTTCTCGTCGGTACGTACCAGCATCAGATAGCGGGGCATGGTGACTCCTCGGGGATCGTCCGGCTGCGGGCCGGCGGCGGGCTCGTGCCCGCCTTCACCCTCCCGTCGAACGGGACGGCCCCGGATCGACACACGGCCCCGGATTTCTTTTTCACCGGGACGGAGCGTGCCTGCCGGCCGGAGCGGTGTCCCGGTGGCGTGTCCCGGTGCCGTGTCCCGGACCGGCGGCCTGGCGGCGCCCCGGACCCGTGCCGCTGCTACCTGCTACCTGCTACCTGCTACCAGCGGTATCGGCCGTGTCGGGCGAACCGGTCCGGCCGCCGTCACCCGGCCCGTGACGCGTCGCCCTCGACCGGCTCGAAGCGCCAGCGGTGCACCGGGCGGGAGATCAGTCCGGCCGGAGGCTCCGGGAGTTCGGGGACCTCGGTGGCGTAGGTACCCGGCCACCAGATCAGCACCAGGACCCGGTCCTGCGGCGCGGTGAACGTCTCGCGGCGCAGCGGCTCCCCGTCGAGCTCCTGGGCCCGCGCCCAGGCCAGCAGGTCCGCGCCGCGCCCCTCGGCGGCCCGTGCCTCCCACATCAGCGTGACCGCCATCAGTGGCCCTTCCCCGCCGGCGCCGTCCCGGAGTGGGCGTGGACGGCAGCGTGCGCTGCCGCGTGGACCGCCTCGTGCGCCGGTACGTGCGGCTCGGTGACCGGCAGCGAACTGTCGGCGGACAGGTCCCATGCCGAGGCGGGCCGGCCGCGCGCGACCATCTCGGCGCCCAGCGCCGCGACCATCGCGCCGTTGTCCGTGCACAGGCCGGGCCTGGGCACCCGCAGGACGATGCCCGCGCGTGCGCAGCGCTCCTGGGCCATGGCGCGCAGCCGCGAGTTCGCGGCCACGCCCCCGCCGATCATCAGGTGGTCCACGCCCTCGTCCTTGCAGGCCCGTACCGCCTTGCGGGTCAGCACGTCGACCACGGCCTCCTGGAACGACGCGGCGACGTCCCGTACCGGCACGTCCTCGCCCGCGGCCCGCTTGGCCTCGATCCAGCGCGCGACGGACGTCTTCAGGCCGGAGAAGGAGAAGTCGTACGGCGCGTCGCGCGGGCCGGTCAGCCCGCGCGGGAACGCGATCGCCGCCGGGTCGCCCTCACGCGCCAGCCGGTCGATGACCGGACCGCCGGGGAAGCCGAGCTGCAGGACGCGGGCGATCTTGTCGAATGCCTCGCCCGCCGCGTCGTCGATCGTCGCGCCGAGCGGCCGTACGTCCGCCGTGATGTCCGGCGCCAGCAGCAGCGACGAGTGGCCGCCGCTGACCAGCAGCGCCATCGTCGGCTCCGGCAGCGGGCCGTGCTCCAGCTGGTCGACGCAGATGTGCGAGGCGAGGTGGTTGACGCCGTAGAGCGGCTTGCCCAGCGCGTAGGCGTACGCCTTCGCCGCCGACACCCCGACCAGCAGCGCGCCCGCGAGGCCGGGCCCGGCCGTGACGGAGATCCCGTCCAGGTCCCGCGCCGAGATCCCGGCGGTGGCGAGGGCCCGCTCGATCGTGGGGACCATCGCCTCCAGGTGGGCCCGCGAGGCGACCTCGGGCACGACGCCGCCGAAGCGGGCGTGCTCGTCGACGCTGGACGCGACCGCGTCGGCCAGGAGCGTCGTCCCGCGCACGATGCCGACGCCCGTCTCGTCGCAGGACGTCTCGATGCCGAGGACGAGTGGTTCGTCAGCCATCAGTGTCCGTTCCTCCTGGTCCCGCTGGTGCCGATACAGATCCCGCCGCCGATCCCGGCGCGGTGTCCGCCGCCGGTCCCGTCGGCGCCGTACTGCCGTTCGCCGGTGCCGAGCCGCCGGTGGCCCGGCCCGCCGGAGGGCCGGAGCCGGGGTCCGGCACCGGCGCCGCAGGGGGCGTCGCCACCGGGCCCGCCGGGGCCAGGCCCGCCGGCACCGGGCCCGCCGACGAGCGGGCTGCCCGTGCAGGGGATATCTCGCCCGGTGTCTCCTTCATGTCGCGCCGCATCACCAGCGCGTCGACGTTGCCGGGCTGGTAGTAGCCCTTGCGGAAGCCGATCGGTTCGAAGCCGAAGCGCTGGTACAGCTTCTGCGCGCGGGTGTTGTCCACCCGGACCTCCAGCAGCACCTCGCTGGACTCGAACGAGGTCGCGTGCCGCAGCAGTTCCGTCAGGAGCCGGGCGCCGAGCCCGCCGCCCCAGTGGTCGCGGGTCACGCCGATGGTCTGGACGTCGGCGACACCGCCGACGGCCGCGAGGCCCCCGTACCCGACGATCCGGCCGCCCTCGTCGGCGACGACGTAGCGGCGCGTGGCGAAGGGGCCGCGCGCGTGCGCGAGCTCCGACCAGAACATGCCGGGGGACCAGGCGTCCTCGGGGAACAGCTCGTCCTCGAGTTCGAGCACGGCCTCGATGTCCCACCAGCGCATCTCGCGGAGTGCGACGGGCACGGGCACGGCCTCACTCACTTCGGGGTGACCACCTTGTAGTTCTTCGGCACCTGCGCGTCCGGGCGGCGCAGGTACAGCGGGAGCGGCGGCAGGAAGCCCGGGGCAGGATGGCCGGCGTCCTCGGAACCGCCGCGGGCGCCGCCGCCGTCCGCCAGCAAAGCGGCCGCGAGGGCCGCGAGGGCCGCCGCCGACTGGTGCTCGGGGCCCCGGGCGTCCGGGAACACCTCGGGGTACAGGACCGCGCCCGCGCCGACGGCCGGCAGGCCGGCCACGGTCTCCGCGAGGTCGGCGGGCCGGTCGACCGCCGGTTCCGTGAGACGCGTGCGGGCGTCGGCGTAGCGCGCCCAGTAGACCTCTTTGCGGCGCGCGTCCGTCGCGACGACGAACGGGGTGTCGAGACCGGAGGCGTACGCGAGGCCGTCGAGCGTGCTCAGCCCGCGCACCGGCAGCCCGAGCGCGGAGCCGAACGTCAGCGCTGTGACGATGCCGACGCGCAGCCCGGTGTACGGCCCAGGTCCCACACCGACGACCAGGTCCGTGACGGCGTCGAGCTTCACCCCGGCCTCGGCCAGGACCCGGTCGACGGCCGGCAGCAGCAGTTCGCCGTGGCGGCGCGCGTCCACGTCGCTCTCCGCGGCGAGGACGGAGCCGCCGTCGTGGAGCGCGACGGTGACGGCGGGGGTGGCGGTATCGACGGCAAGCAGGAGCACGCAAACAGCCTACGGCCCCGGCGGCGGGGGTCGCGGCGCCCCTGGTCGCCCGTACCCTCCTGCTACCGTCAGCCGCGTCACGACACGTCAAGACGCAGGTACCGCACAGACGCACGAGAGGTGGCTGAAGACAGGTGTCACGGAGCAGCTCGGGAATCGTCGCCGGGCTCACGGCCGCGGCACTGGCCGTGGTCGGGTTCCTCGCCTACCAGGCGTCGGCGAACGCGCCAAGCACCCTCGGGGCTACCGCCGCCCCCAGCGCTTCGCCGTCCCGCGTCGCACACGGGCCCCAGCGTCCCCGCGAGGATCCGACGGCGCTGCCCACGGGCTCGGGGCAGGGCGCGCGGGTGGTGTACGGGCTGAAGGCGCACCGCGTCTGGCTGGTCGGCAAGGACGGCGCGGTGACGCGCACGTTCACCGTGCAGCCGAGCACGGTCGACCCGACGGCCGGCAGTTACACGGTGACCCAGCGGTCCGACAGCCTCACCGGCTCCGACGGGGTGCCGATCGAGCACGACGTGATCTTCGCGAAGGTCGGAACGGTGGTCATCGGCTTCAGCGCGGCACGCGACGGCTCCACGCCCGCGCCCGACCCGTCGAAGAAGACCGGCGGCGTACGGATGAAGAGGGCGGACGCCGACGCGCTCTGGACCTTCGCGACCTTCGGCTCGACGATCGTCGTCCTTCCCTGATCGCTTCCCGGGCTTCCCGCGTTCCCCGGACCCGCCCTCCTGTTTCGGCCCACCGGACCCCGCGGCCGAACCCCGCGGCCGGGCATCGTTGCGCCGGGCGCCGCGGCCGGGCATCGTTTCGCCGGGCGCCGGTCACGCACGGCAGCAGTGGCAGCGTGGCAGCGGCACACGCGGCCTGACGACTCCACGGGCGGTGGCCGCGCGGCACGCGCCTCACGGCGCCCGAGGCGGTCAGCGCGCGGCGGCGCGCCTCGGGGCGCGGTGGCGCGTTCGGCGGCCCGGCCGCGTCTCCTGCTCGGATTCCCGCTCCTGGCCGGCGTCCGGCCCGCTCCCCCGCGCGTCCGCTTCCGCCCCCTGCGCCGGCGGCGTGGAAACCGCGGACGCAGCGGCGCAGGACGCCAGCAGATCACTCATCGACACGTCGGACGGTCCGGCACCGCCGTCCGGTCCCATGGGGGTCCGCGACGGGGTCCGTGGCTCGCGCTGGGGCGGCGTCATGACTGCCTCCTGGGCTCCGGGGGCACGTGGGGTTAGGCAGCCCTAACCACCGACTGCGCCTCCATGGGACCACGCCCGCGGCGGAGCGCGCAACATCTTGCCGACATCCTGTCGGGACGTTCGAACAGAGCGCCCGCGCCCCACGCCGTCGCACCTCAGGCGAAGGACGCCGCCAGCGCCGCGAGCGACGGGCCCGCCCAGCGCTCCCCGTACCCCACGAGCCTCACGCGGCGCCGCCCGTCGTCCTCGGGCGGCAGGAGGTCCCCGCCGGCGGCACCCCCGGCGTCGGCTCTCCCGGTGTCCTCGCCGGCGCCCCTGGTGCGCTCGATCAGAACGTGGAGGCGCGCGTCCGACAGCTCCTCGACCTTGTCGTCGCCCCACTCCACGACCACCACCGACTCGGGCAGCGACACGTCGAGGTCCAGGTCCTCCATCTCGTCCAGGCCACCGCTCAGCCGGTACGCGTCGACGTGCACCAGCGCGGGCCCCTGCGCGAGCGGCGGGTGGACGCGCGCGATCACGAACGTCGGGGACGTGACGGCCCCGCGCACGCCGAGGCCCTCGCCGATCCCGCGCGTCAGGGTCGTCTTGCCCGCTCCCAGTTCGCCCGTGAGCATCACCAGGTCGCCGGGGCGCAGCAGCGCGGCGAGCGCACGGCCCAGGTCGCGCATGCGGTCGGGGGTGTCGAGGTTGATCTCCGCGCCGGGCGCGGGCCGCCGGTCAGTCGCGGGGCTGTTGTGCGGTGCTTCCATGCCCGCCAACGTTACGGGCAAAGCCGGGGGCGCCCGCGCGCGCCAGCAGGTCGGCGAGCCGCTCGGTGACGGCGTCGGGGTGCTCCAGCATCACCAGGTGTCCCGCGCCCTCGACCAGGACGAGTTCCGCGTCGGGCAGGACGTCCGCGATGGCCTCGCTGTGCGAACTCGGGGTGATGAGGTCGTCGGCGCCCGCGAGGATCAGCGCGGGCGTGCGCAGGAAGACGGCGAGCGCCTGCACCTTGTCGTGGTCGGTGAACGCCGGGTAGAACTCCGCGACGACGTCGATCGGGGTGTTCTCGATCATCCGCTCGCCGAAGCGGGCGATCGCCGGATCGACGTCCTGCCCGCCGAACGAGTAGCGCTTGATGATCCCCGCGTACAGGTCGGCGGTGGCGCGGCGGCCCTTCTCGACCAGCGCGGACTGCCCGCCGAGCACTTTCAGCACACCGGGCAGCACGCGCCGCGCCGCGTTGGCGCCGAAGGCCGGCAGGCCGTACGTGATCTCGCCGAGCCGCCCGCTCGACGTGCCGACGAGGGCGACGCCGACGACGCGTTCTCTTATGAGGTCCGGGTACTGGTCCGCCAACGCCATGATCGTCATGCCGCCCATGGAGTGGCCGGCCAGGACGAGGGGGCCCTCGGGCGCCGCCGCGTCGATGACGGCCTTCAGGTCGCGGCCCAGTTGCTCGATGGTGACGGGCTCGGGGTCGGGGCCGCTCTGGGCGGCGCCGCGGGCCGAACGGCCGTGGCTGCGCTGGTCCCAGTGGACGGTACGGACACGACCGCGCAGGTCGGCGCGCTGGAAGTGCCAGGAGTCCTGGTTGAGGCAGTAGCCATGGCTGAAGACGACGGTCACGGGCGGGGTGCCGGCGGCCGCGTGGGCCGCGCCGGTCGGGTCCGCCTTCGTGCCCTTCGCGCCCTTCGCCGCCTTGCCGGGCCTCGCCGATGTGTCGCTCCCGGGCGCTTCGCCGGTGCCGGGGGCCGCCTCGCCCTCGCCCGCCTGCTCGGCATCGCCGGTCTCATCAACCTCGTAGTACAGCGCCGTACCGTCGTCGGCGATCGCGCGCCCCGGGGTGCCGCGCAGCGTGCCGTAGGGGCCCGCCGTGTCGAGTGCGAGCCGCGCCCTGCGGCGCATGCCACGGCTGACCGTGAGTTTGTCGATGGCGACGCCCGCGGCGGCGCTCGCCGCGATCACGCCTATCGCGGCGCCCGCGAGGCCCGCTCGCCGCCAGCTGCCGGTGACCGCGGAGGCCGCCGCCGTGGTGGCCCCGACCGCGGCGGTCGCGGCCTGTGCCACGTCCCGCGCCGCGCTGTCCTCGCTCACGAGCCTCCGCCTTCCGTGGTTCCGGGGCCGCGGTGGTCCCGGTGGTGGTGATGCCCTCCGCGGGTTCCGCGCGATCCGCGTACTCCAGCCTGCCCGACCGCCCGCCCCGCCACGTCACCGCGCCGGGACATCCCGCCTCACCGCGTCACGGATGCTCCGGTTCGTCCGCGTTCGAGGACGCGTCCTCGTTCAGGAAGACGCGCGGTACGCGTCCGCTGATCCTGGTGACGATCTCGTACGCGATCGTGTCCGCCGCCTGCGCCCAGTCCTCGGCCGTCGGCTCGCCGTCGTCGCCGGGGCCGAACAGGACGGCCCGGGTGCCGGGCTCGACGACCGCGCCGCCGAGGTCGACCACGAACTGGTCCATGGCGACCCGGCCCGCGACCCGCCGCCACGTGTCCTCGCCGCCCACGCGCACGGGCCCGCGCCCCGACGCGTGGCGCGGGATGCCGTCCGCGTATCCGAGCGGGACCAGGCCGAGCGTCGTCTCCCCGGGCGTCGTGTACGTATGCCCGTAGCTGACGCCGTGGCCCGCGGGGACCTGCTTGACCAGCGCGACCGACGCGGACAGCGTCATCACCGGCCGCAGCCCGAAGTCCCCGGCGGTGCCGAGTTCGGGGCTCGGGGCGATGCCGTACGTGGCGATCCCGGTGCGCACCAGATCGAAGTGGCTCTCGGGGAGGGTCAGCGCGGCGGCGGAGTTGGCGATGTGCCGCACCTCCGGCTCGACGCCCTCCTTCTCCGCGTACGCCAGCATCTCGCGGAACACGTCCAGTTGCGCCACGACGGACGGGTGGCCCGGCTCGTCGGCGCAGGCGAAGTGCGACCACAGGCCGGTGACCAGGACCTCCCCGGCGGCCTGCGCGGCGAGCGCGGCGCCGACGAGTTCCGGCCAGTCGGCGGGCTGGCAGCCGTTGCGGCCGAGGCCGGTGTCGGCCTTCAGCTGGATCCTGGCCTGGCGGCCGGTCGCGCGCGCGGCGGCCGTGACCTCGCGCAGCGCCCACATCCCGCTGACGGCCATGTCCAGACCGGCCTCGATCCCCGCGGCCCACGGGTCGCCCGGCGTCCACAGCCAGCACAGCAGGGGGCCTTCGTCCCCGGCCGCGCGCAGCGCGAGTGCCTCGTGCGGGGTGGCGGTGCCGAGCCAGTCCGCACCCGCGGCACGGGCCGCGCGGGCGACCGGCACCATGCCGTGCCCGTACGCGTCGGACTTGACGACGGTCATGAGCCGCGCGCCACCGGGGGCGACCCGGGCGCGCAGGGCGCGCACGTTGGCACGCAGGGCGGCGAGATCGATCTCGGCACGGGCCCTGACGTGCCGTGAGCTCTGGTGGTTTGCGGTCATCGGGCCAAGTGTCTCAGAACGGACGCCGCCGGTCCGCGCACCGGACCCCATCGCCGCCGCCCGTCCCGCGGCAAGCCCCACCCCGCGCTCCCCGCAGGGCCGGGCCGTTCACCCGGCCGGCGTCCCCCCGTCCTCGGCCGGATCGCCCGGACGCCGCTCCGGGGCCGCGTGGCGGTTGACCGAAGCACCGAGGCCCACCGCCGTCTGCGGCGCGAGCAGCACGATGAGAATGATCAGCGGCACGGTCCAGCCGCCGGTCAGCTGGTGCAGCGCGCCGAGCGCCAGCGGTCCCGCCGCGGCCAGCAGGTAGCCGAAGCACTGGGCCATGCTGGACAGTTGCGCGGCGTGCCGGGTGTCGGGCGAGCGGAGCACGATGAACAGCATCGCGAGCGAGATCGCCGCGCCCTGCCCGAGGCCGAGCAGGATCATCCACAGGTACGCGCCGCCGACCGGATCGGCCGCCATGCCGGCGAAGCCACCGGCCGTGAGCACGGCGCCGATCGTGGCCAGCAGCCCCGGCCGTACGCCGCGCGCGGCGAGTACGGGACTGAGGAAGGCGCCCGCGATGCCGAGGAGGCTGGAGAAGGACAGCATCCAGCCGGCCGTGCCCTGGGCCATGCCCGCGTCGGTGAGCATCGTCGGGAGATAGGCGGCGGCCGCGTAGTACGACAGCGACTGGAGGCCCATGTAACCGGTGACGAGCCAGGCCACCGGGTGGCTCCACAGCCCCCGTACGGGGTGCCGCGCGGCGGCCGCCTGCGCGGCGGACGCCCTGGTGCGACGGCGGACCTGCGGCGCCCAGACCAGCAGCGCGACGACGGCGAGCAGGCCCCACAGCCCGAGGGTCGGCCGCCAGCCGAGCGCCAGCGCGTGTCCCACGGGCACCGTGATGCCCGCGGCCAGGGCGGCGCCGCCGAACAGCGACATCGAGTAGAGGCCCGTCATCAGGCCCACCCGGTCGGGGAAGTCCCGCTTGATGACGCCGGGCAGCAGCACGTTCGCCACGGCGATGCCCGCGCCGACGACGACGGTGCCGCCGAGCAGCGCGGCCATCGACGGTATGAGGCGCAGCGCGGTGCCGCAGCAGATCATCACCATCGTCAGCAGCAGGACCGGTTCCATGCCGAGCCTGCGGCCGAGCCGCGGCGCGAACGGCGCGAGCAGCCCGAAGCAGAGCAGCGGCAGCGTGGTCAGCAGGCCGGCCGTGGTCGCGGACATGCCGGTGTCCGCGCGGATCGTGCCGAGCATCGGGGACGCGGCGACGATCGCGGGCCGCAGGTTCAACGCGAGGACGATGACGCCGACGCCGAGGAAGATCCCGGCGCGGGCGCGCTTCGTGCCGCCCCTGCCCTCGCCGCCGGTCCCGGTCGCGCCTTCCTCCGCGCCGACGGTCCCGGCCCTGGCGGTCTGCGCGGCACCGCCCGCGTTCGTGTTCTCGGAAGCGGTGCTCACTCTCGGGTTCCTTCCTCGCGGCCGGTGCCGCCTTCGTGCGTGCTGCCCCGCTCGGATCCGGGCAGCGGGTCCATGTCCTGGAGAGCCCGCAGGGAGCTGACGGACTCGTCGATGTAGCGCGCGACGGCGTCGCCGGCCGCCTCCGGGTCGGCCGCCTCGATCGCGGCCAGGAGGTCCGCGTGCGAGTCGGACTGCGACCGCTGGGGGTCGGGCAGCGGAGCGTCCGCGACGGACGCGATGGCGCCGAGCAGACCGTCGGTCAGGTGGCTGTAGAGGTCGGCCAGCATGCCGTTGTGCGCCGCGGCGACCACCGCGCGGTGGAACGCCACGTCCGCCCGGACGAAGGTGTCGGTGTCCCCCGCCCGCCAGGCGGCACCCCGCTCGGCGAGCGCCGCGCGCAACGCCGCCAGGTCCTCGTGCGTACGGCGTGACGCGGCCAGCCGTGCCGCGTCGCGCTCCAGGCTGGAGCGCACCTCCAGGGCCTCCAGGTGCCCGGCGCGCCGCAGCCGCCGGCGCAGGGCCGCGCCGAGCGCGTCGGAGGCGCGTACGTACGTCCCGTCGCCCTGCCGGGGCTCCAGCATTCCGCTGTGCCCGAGGGCCCGTACGGACTCCCGCACGGTGTTGCGGCCCACGCCGAGCATCTCGGTCAGCACGGGCTCCGCCGGGATCTTCGTCCCCACCGGCCACTCACCCGACTCGATCAGGCTCTGCAACTGCTCGATCACCCGGTCGACCAGGCTCGACCGCTCCGCTGCCCGGATCGGCACACCGGACTCCTCTCCGCGCTTCTCCCGCGCCCGCCGTCCAGCCATGGCCCCAGCCACAGCTATACAGCCGAACATCCCATGTTTTATCGGTTGCGATTGAGCCTAACATCCCATGTCTGCGATCAGGCCGGGCCCTCCGCCCGCCGAGCCGCCGAGCCGCCGAGCCGCCGAGCCGCCGACGGTCAGGCAGCCAGACAGTCAGTCGGTCAGGCGGTCGGTTCGTGAGTGCCCGCACGATGCGGTCGCTCTCTTCGAGCAGGCCGGTCACGCGCTCCTCGGGGAGCGCGCGGACCGTGCGAGCCCCGATGGCGTGGAGCAACCGCACGCCCCGCCCGGCCCGCCGCGATCGCCGGTGTCCGCCCGGCGCCCCCCACCGCAGTCGGCTCGGCCACCCACGAACCGACCGGCGCCGTCATCCTCCGCGCCCCCGCGCGGGAGGAGGCCGCCGCCCCTCGGTGATCCGGAACAGAAAACCGCGCACCCCGCGCATCCCCGGACGTTTCTCGGTTGTCTCACCGGCAAGCGGTAATTCATATGACCGCGTCTCAGAGACCTTTGGGGGCACCTGCCGTGAAACCCGGGACCCGCACGACCCGCCGCATATCGGCGCTCACCGTCGCCGTCGGCACCGTCCTCGCCGCCGGAGCGTTCGCGGTGCCCGCCCAGGCCGCCTCGGCCGTGCCGGTGAGATCCGGGCCGGTGGGTGCCATGGGGAACGCGGCGGCCCACGCCGGCAGGACCGTCCACGTCGTGGCCGTGCCCAAGGCCGCGCCGAAGGCGCCCTCGATCGTCGCCAAGGGCGGCTACGTGATGAACAACGCCTCAGGGGCGGGGTACTTCAGTAAGAGCGCCGACACCCGCAGGTCCACCGGCTCCACCACCAAGATCATGACCGCGCGGGTGGTGCTGGCGCAGAAGGGGCTGGACCTCAGCCGGAAAGTCACGATCCAGAAGGCGTACAGCGACTACATCGTCGCCAAGAACGCCTCCTCCGCG
Encoded proteins:
- the alr gene encoding alanine racemase, with the translated sequence MTANHQSSRHVRARAEIDLAALRANVRALRARVAPGGARLMTVVKSDAYGHGMVPVARAARAAGADWLGTATPHEALALRAAGDEGPLLCWLWTPGDPWAAGIEAGLDMAVSGMWALREVTAAARATGRQARIQLKADTGLGRNGCQPADWPELVGAALAAQAAGEVLVTGLWSHFACADEPGHPSVVAQLDVFREMLAYAEKEGVEPEVRHIANSAAALTLPESHFDLVRTGIATYGIAPSPELGTAGDFGLRPVMTLSASVALVKQVPAGHGVSYGHTYTTPGETTLGLVPLGYADGIPRHASGRGPVRVGGEDTWRRVAGRVAMDQFVVDLGGAVVEPGTRAVLFGPGDDGEPTAEDWAQAADTIAYEIVTRISGRVPRVFLNEDASSNADEPEHP
- a CDS encoding CynX/NimT family MFS transporter: MSTASENTNAGGAAQTARAGTVGAEEGATGTGGEGRGGTKRARAGIFLGVGVIVLALNLRPAIVAASPMLGTIRADTGMSATTAGLLTTLPLLCFGLLAPFAPRLGRRLGMEPVLLLTMVMICCGTALRLIPSMAALLGGTVVVGAGIAVANVLLPGVIKRDFPDRVGLMTGLYSMSLFGGAALAAGITVPVGHALALGWRPTLGLWGLLAVVALLVWAPQVRRRTRASAAQAAAARHPVRGLWSHPVAWLVTGYMGLQSLSYYAAAAYLPTMLTDAGMAQGTAGWMLSFSSLLGIAGAFLSPVLAARGVRPGLLATIGAVLTAGGFAGMAADPVGGAYLWMILLGLGQGAAISLAMLFIVLRSPDTRHAAQLSSMAQCFGYLLAAAGPLALGALHQLTGGWTVPLIILIVLLAPQTAVGLGASVNRHAAPERRPGDPAEDGGTPAG
- a CDS encoding FadR/GntR family transcriptional regulator, translating into MPIRAAERSSLVDRVIEQLQSLIESGEWPVGTKIPAEPVLTEMLGVGRNTVRESVRALGHSGMLEPRQGDGTYVRASDALGAALRRRLRRAGHLEALEVRSSLERDAARLAASRRTHEDLAALRAALAERGAAWRAGDTDTFVRADVAFHRAVVAAAHNGMLADLYSHLTDGLLGAIASVADAPLPDPQRSQSDSHADLLAAIEAADPEAAGDAVARYIDESVSSLRALQDMDPLPGSERGSTHEGGTGREEGTRE